The genomic segment GCGACCGGGTCCACCGCGAACGAACCGCCCCGCAGCACCTTGTGCTCCGGGCCGAAGAAGACCTCCGAGTACTCGCGGTACGGGAAGGCCACGAACCCCGGATAGGGCAGGAAGTCGCTGGCCGTCCACTCCCACACGTCACCGATCAGCTGGCGCACCCCGGCGGCCGACTCCCCCTGCGGGTAGGCGCCCGCGGCGGCGGGCCGCAGATGACGCTGGCCGAGGTTCGCCCGCTCCGGCGTGGGGTCGGCGTCGCCCCACGGGTAGCGCAGCGAACGCCCGGATGCCGCGTCGTGGCGGGCCGCCTTCTCCCACTCGGCCTCGGTCGGCAGCCGCCGCCCGGCCCAGCGGGCGTAGGCGTCCGCCTCGTACCAGCTGACGTGCAGCACCGGCTCGTCGGCCGGTACGGGCTCGGTCACGCCGAACCGCCGCCGCAGCCACTGCCCCGCCTCACGGTGCCAGAACAGCGGCGCGGTGAGCTCGTGTTCGCGGACCATCGCCCACCCCGCCGGATGCCACCAGCGCTCCTGGGTGTACCCGCCGTCCTCGATGAACCGCTGGTACGCCCCGCAGGTGACCGGGGTGGTGTCCAGGAAGAACGCGGCCACCTCCCGCCGGTGCGCCGGGCGTTCGTTGTCCAGCGCCCAGGGCTCGGTGGACGTCCCCATGGTGAACGGCCCGCCGGGGACGAGTACTTCGCGAGGGAGGCGTACGGAGTCCTGGGACCGGGGCGGCTCGGGGGCGGTCAGTGCGGCCGGGCCGGAACGCAGCTGATGGGTGATCAGCATGGTCTCGTCGTGCTGCTGTTCGTGCTGGGCGATCATGCCGAACGCGAACCCGGCGCGTTCCAGCGGGCGTCCGCCGCCGTGCAGCGGGGCGCTCTCCAGGATCTCCAGCACCCGGCCGCGTACGTCCGAGGCGTAGGTCCGCGCCTCGGCGGGGGCCAGCAGCGGCAGGGAGGGGCGGGCGGACCTCGGGTGCTCGAACGCGTCGTACAGGCCGTCGATCTCCGGCCGGATCGCGTCCCGGCCGCCCACGGCCCGCAGGAGCCACTGCTCCTCCTGGTTGCCGATGTGGGCCAGGTCCCAGACCAGCGGGGACATCAACGGCGAGTGCTGGGCGATGAGTTCGCCGTCCTCGACGCTGTCCGTCAGGATCGCGGTGCGGGCCCTGGCGGCGATCAGGGCGGTCAGGGCCCGGCCGCGGAGAGCCTCGGCGTCGGACTCCGGCGCGAAGTGGAAGTTGCTGTCGGAGACGGTGGTCATGCCGGGAGCCCCTTTCCGGAGGGAGTGGTCCGGGCGCCGCCCGCCGAGGACGCCTCGGCCCACGCGGCGGCGGCCGCGGGGGAGAGGAGGTCGGGCAGGTCGTCGGCGGGACATCGCCCGCGGGCGACGTACCGCTCGGTGAAGTCCGCCACGGTGTCCAGCACCGCGGTGGTCGCGCCGATCCGGGGGAGTGCGCCGAGCGCCGCCTCGAAACAGGTGGTGGCCGCGGCCCGCAGCTCG from the Streptomyces sp. NBC_01335 genome contains:
- the egtB gene encoding ergothioneine biosynthesis protein EgtB, whose protein sequence is MTTVSDSNFHFAPESDAEALRGRALTALIAARARTAILTDSVEDGELIAQHSPLMSPLVWDLAHIGNQEEQWLLRAVGGRDAIRPEIDGLYDAFEHPRSARPSLPLLAPAEARTYASDVRGRVLEILESAPLHGGGRPLERAGFAFGMIAQHEQQHDETMLITHQLRSGPAALTAPEPPRSQDSVRLPREVLVPGGPFTMGTSTEPWALDNERPAHRREVAAFFLDTTPVTCGAYQRFIEDGGYTQERWWHPAGWAMVREHELTAPLFWHREAGQWLRRRFGVTEPVPADEPVLHVSWYEADAYARWAGRRLPTEAEWEKAARHDAASGRSLRYPWGDADPTPERANLGQRHLRPAAAGAYPQGESAAGVRQLIGDVWEWTASDFLPYPGFVAFPYREYSEVFFGPEHKVLRGGSFAVDPVACRGTFRNWDLPVRRQIFSGFRTARDT